TCATGCTGACCGGCGACACCACCCACCGCGAAGCCGTCGTGCGCCGCTTCCAGGAAGGCACGGTGCCGGTATTCCTGATCAGCCTGAAGGCCGGCGGCGTCGGCCTCAACCTCACCCACGCCGACACCGTCATCCACTACGACCCCTGGTGGAACCCCGCCGCCGAAAACCAGGCCAGCGACCGCGCCCACCGCATCGGCCAGGACAAGCCGGTGTTCGTCTACAAGCTCATCGTCGCCGGCAGCATAGAAGAACGCATCGTCGCCCTGCAGGAAAAGAAGGCCGCCCTGGCCGAAGGCATCCTCGGCAACGACGAGGCGGCGCTGGAGAAATTCGGGGAGACGGATCTGGCGGCGCTGTTTGAGCCGCTGGCGGAGTAAAAAAAGGGAGTAAAAAAAGGGGTCAGACCCCAATTTTCATAAAACCCCGTTCCAATTTAGATCATCAGTCGTGGAGCTCGAAGAATGAAGATGGCCATGCGTCTGCGGACGCTCGCAGGGGGATTGATATCACTCTTGTTGCTGGCAGGTTGTGCAACCACTGTCATTGAAGAAAATGACCGCGAGGCACGGACCGATCTGCAAACCGTAACAAGGGACGCGATGCATTTCACCGACCTTGTGATCGGCAACACCGCGACAGTCCGGATCGATGCCGCATCGCCGACCTATCTGGTCGACGGGAGTCCTCGAAGATTTTCATCATTCTCGCTGCCCGATGATCCGTCGAGGCGCTATCTCGACTACGTATCGACACCACACGGCAGCATCATGATCTACCAGTTGAAGGTACTGGTGCCGGTCTTTACCTTTCTGGATGCTGACCGCAACATCATCGAAACTCGCGCCTCGGGCCGCATGGAGAACCGACGTGCAAAGTTCGAGGGGCGTGTGGCTGTACCGGAACGATCACGTTACGTGATTGTTCACGGTACCGAGGAAGTGCCAGGCCCCCTCATCGTTCACGGCGACCCCGGGCACTCGGCATCCATTCCGGGCAGCCGATTGGGCGAACTGCAGCTAACGCTCAGTAATGTCGCGATGGCGACGGTCATCGATTCAGGCGAAATCGAAGACGCCAGCAAGGGCCGGCTCTTCTACCTGGCTTCGGTTGATGGCAACCGCGTGTCCAACACAGCGGCTGGCGAGTCTCGACGAGCAAGTTCGGGGCAAGGATTCCGCCTTTCACCCCAGTTCCCGTCCCGACTGGTTCCGGTGAAGCCGCTAAAGGTGGTCGTTGTCGGTACGCACGCAACCGGCGCCCCCATTCACGAAATCGCTTCGCGGATGTCAGGTAATTTCCGGTCAGTCGAGGCAGAACTCGACTTCACGCCCGAGGCCGACAAGGTGTACATCGTGAAGGGCAACCTCGAGAAGGACAGCTCGGCCGTCTGGATCGAAGACGCCATGTCGGGTCAGCCTGTCACGAAGAGAGGAATATCGGGCGAGAGAAAAGAAAAGGGATCAGACCCCAATTTTTGAGCGACGCGCAGGGGCGGCGTGGGCGCATCTCCGGGGAAGCGAATAGGGGTCACACTTCAATTTTATGTGCCGACGTATTCGACTACAACGACATGTTCTTCAATGTGAAGTCGGCATGGTTCCAGCAATGAGCTTTGCCGGTAGAGTTTGAAAAGCAGTACTTCAGAGGCTCGGGAACGTCTGGCAAGCCTTGGGCTATTCATTAGCGGGCGTGCGCGGTTTTGGCGCTATATTTTTTTGACTCGGTACCAAGCGGCGCGCTGGCCATTCGTTTCACGGTAACGAAGATCGAAAAGGCGGGATTCGTGTATGACCTGCCGCCAGCTGCTGCACCCATATTTGGCTGGCAGTTGCTCGGGATACCTTTCTGCGATCCATCGTCCAGCGGTGGCGACGGGCGTCCACTCTTCGACAGCCAACTCGTCAGCAGCCTCACGCAATGCGCAAACAATTCCTGCAGTGGGCCAATCCACCAGACCATCGGGCGCTATGCCTTTGAGCATCAGATTGATGACGGCATCAGACTGAGCAAACTCCGCCGCAAGGCGACGGGTCTGATCCATGTGCTCCGCCCAGCCTCGCAGTTGCTCAAAGTATTGATCGATACGACTGTATGCCGCCGCCAAGGACTCTTGCGCACCACGGCATCCGGCCAGATTCCACAGGTCGTGCTGGTCGATGAAATGGTGCACCAAGTTGTTCCGCAGCCGTACCAATTCCTTCAGATCGTTCTGCGTCCGGTCGTAATCCTCCGCCGACATTTGCAGACTCATCTTTATCTTGAGCGAGATGATGTTGTCCGGCGCATCCGGTTCGACGGCCTCTTCGTGCTCGCTGCGGGTGACATACGTTCCGAGTAGTGTGCCAACCAAGTTGCCCAAGGTCTTGCTTGCGGCATCCGCAATGCGCCGCGCCTGATTCGATTCGAGGGGTGATCCTGACGCGGAGATCTCATGGTGGGCGACGACGGCCTTCATGAGTTGTTCGTACTGCTGCAAACGCAAGAGGCAACGGCCCAGCATTCGCTGTACGTCATGTTGCAACGTCTGCAGCTCTTCATCTATGGGTTGAATCGGCAAGCCTGTCAACGCGGGTTTCACCGTACCGGCAATTGCCCGTTCGGAAGTAATAGGAATAATTGTAATTGGGTATGGACGACGAATAAAACTTTGACATCCGAGCGTCTATTAGCACAACCTTTAGTTTCGTTTTGTGCGAACTTTCTCTTACCGGAAAAAATAGCCCAGCGGTCGCGCTGGCGAATCCGCTTCCAAGGGAAAGTCAAAAAGTCCCCCGCTGACCGGGAACTTCATCGGTGATTCTCCAACCTGTAGATCTCCGAGCAGGCAATGCGGCCAGAGCGAGAAGGCAACTCACCCGGTGTGATGCTGACGCCGGAAACACATTGAAGAGGGTCAGCTCCATATTCTTCCGTGTGGAACAACTGGCCCGCTCCGGCATCGTGGGGGCGCTTCCGATTACTCGGGCCATCCATTTCTGCTTCCCCTACCTATGGCGCGGAGCTGCGCTCTCACCGCTCGCGCTTTCGGTCGGGGTGTCCGTCGCGCTAGTCGCCCTGATCCTCTGGCGCATCAAGTGTGTCGGCAAGTTGTTCGCTTGCGGGGGGCGGTGAGCGGCAACATTACCGACCTGATCATTGCGAAAGATCGCGGGTGGACCCGTGTCCTTGCGTACTTTTCCAGGTACGGCTGCCCCGGGTCTTCCAGATGCGACTTTCCCCGCCTCCGGCCTGTAGCACTCGCGTGCTACATTTCGCTTTTCCCGCTTCGAGGCACGTGCCGTGTCCACCACAACCATTCGTCTGCCGGAAGAACTGAAAGGTCGCGTTGCGGCGGCCGCTGAACGGGCAGGCAGCACGACCCACGCTTTCATTCTCGACGCGATTGCCGAGAAGACCGCCCGTGAGGAACAGCGCGCCGACTTCGCCCACGAGGCGCAGGCGCGCTACGCACGCATCGTTGCCTCCGGTGAAACGATTCCGTGGCAGGACATGCGCGGCTTTCTGATGGCCCACATCGCCGACGAACCCATTCCCCTGCCGACGCCGCGCAAGATGGCGCGCTGAAATGTCTGCCATAGAGCTGGCGCCCGAGCTTGTGCAGGATTTTTCGCGCATTCTTGCCCACCTTGCCGCGTTCGAGGTTCGATCGCCTGACACGCGACTTCTTGAAATCGTCGCCGGCCTCGATGTACTCGAAAGCAATCCGATGATAGGTCGCCCGACAGCAGGCGACCTGCGCGAACTCGTGATCGGTCGGGACGCCCGGGGCTATGTGGCGCTTTACCGTTACGTGCAGGAGATCGATACCGTTTTTGTGCTGGCCATCCGAAGCCAGCGCGAGGCCGGCTATCGGGAATGACGCCTTCCAGACCGGCCGCCAGCAGCAGCGCGCCTCGGACGCACATCGACGGCGTTGCCGGCCTGCCCGGTTGATGCCAGATGCACCGGGGCTTCCACCGGAGATTCCCTCACATTCCCCACCTGCTCTACATCGAATCCTCGCCGCACAAGCGGCGGTCGGAGGCGGCGACGGCGCGGAGCTTAACGCGAAATACGCGGGCATCGCCGTTGCGCCGCTGAGCGACGCGCAGGGGGCGGCGTGGGCGCATCTCCGGGCGCTGGCGGCTGGCGTCCAGCCCCGGGCGCTGCTGCGCCGGTAGGTTGTCCGAGCAAAGCTTGTCTTGTGTCAATTTTTACGGACATCTGAGTTGTACGCTTTGCGTGACACTTTACGTCACGAGGGCACCCGTCATGCGCATCGTCCTGATCCACCCAAACTACCACTCCGGCGGCGCCGAAATTGCGGGCAACTGGCCGCCGGCCTGGGTCGCCTACCTCACCGGCTACCTGAAGGCCGGCGGCTACGATGACGTGACCTTCATCGACGCGATGACGCATCACCTGACGGACGATCAGGTGCAGGCGCGGCTGATCGAGCTGGATCCGGACATCGTCGGCTGCACGGCGATCACGCCGTCGATCTACAAGGCGGAAGAACTGCTGAAGCTGGCCAAGGACCTCAAGCCGTCGGTGGTGA
The sequence above is a segment of the Methyloversatilis sp. RAC08 genome. Coding sequences within it:
- a CDS encoding type II toxin-antitoxin system RelE/ParE family toxin, which translates into the protein MSAIELAPELVQDFSRILAHLAAFEVRSPDTRLLEIVAGLDVLESNPMIGRPTAGDLRELVIGRDARGYVALYRYVQEIDTVFVLAIRSQREAGYRE
- a CDS encoding ribbon-helix-helix protein, CopG family: MSTTTIRLPEELKGRVAAAAERAGSTTHAFILDAIAEKTAREEQRADFAHEAQARYARIVASGETIPWQDMRGFLMAHIADEPIPLPTPRKMAR
- a CDS encoding OST-HTH/LOTUS domain-containing protein — protein: MKAVVAHHEISASGSPLESNQARRIADAASKTLGNLVGTLLGTYVTRSEHEEAVEPDAPDNIISLKIKMSLQMSAEDYDRTQNDLKELVRLRNNLVHHFIDQHDLWNLAGCRGAQESLAAAYSRIDQYFEQLRGWAEHMDQTRRLAAEFAQSDAVINLMLKGIAPDGLVDWPTAGIVCALREAADELAVEEWTPVATAGRWIAERYPEQLPAKYGCSSWRQVIHESRLFDLRYRETNGQRAAWYRVKKI